In one window of Gossypium hirsutum isolate 1008001.06 chromosome A01, Gossypium_hirsutum_v2.1, whole genome shotgun sequence DNA:
- the LOC107917957 gene encoding filament-like plant protein 4 isoform X1: MDRRWPWKKKSSDKADKDAAAAAAEADAAAAALASAASQNDQNTYKKPKYVQISMESYSHLTGLENQVKIYEEQVQTLENEIKHLNEKLSAANSEISGKEDLVKQHTKVAEEAVSGWEKAEAEALALKNHLESVTLLKLTAEDRASHLDGALKECMRQIRNLKEEHEQKLQDLAVSKNKQCEKIKLELEAKIAYLDQELCKSAAENDAISRSLQERSNMLVKITEEKSQAETQIECLKGNIESCEREINSLKYEIHVVSKELEIRNEERNMSMRTAEAANKQHMEGVKKIAKLEAECQRLRGLVRKKLPGPAALAQMKLEVESLGRDYGDTRLKRSPVRPSTPHTPAVTDFSLDNAQKFHKENEFLTERLLAMEEETKMLKEALAKRNSELLASRNLCAKTSSKLQTLEAQLAISNQQRSPSKASNSPSVTSVSEDGIDDEKSCADSWATGMISELSQFKKEKSIEKLNKTENVKHLHLMDDFLEMEKLACSSNDSTANGAITNAGCTNNKSPEAVNADASAETSCKELHSGKQHDLSPLANHGSIVHPESDADKLLVMKLHSKLSMVLESMSKDADVHKILDDIKCAIQDAQDTLSDHSVNGVSEEVDGSEGKCNGQGHLENGSLTEGKDISVPPGDKVTTETLQTISQELAAAISQIHDFVMSLGKEARAVDNISSDAYGLSHKIDDFSVTYNKVLCSNVNLDDFIFGLSTVLAKASELRFNVLGFKSSEAEMNGSDCIDKVALPENKVNQNDSSGGRYQNGCAHISNPTSNPEDPDDGNLVSEYESKQTSNISSEEFEELKLEKENMAMDLSRCTENLEMTRSQLHETRQLLAEAKSQLAAAQKSNSLAETQLKCMVESYRSLETHAGELETEVTLLSAKINTLENELQDEKRSHHDAFARCKELEEQLQRNEKCSVCSAADNDLKNNQERELAAAAEKLAECQETIFLLGKQLKAFRPQTDKIGSPYNERSQKGEGFHEDEPTTSSMNLQDLDQADIDTAASGNRSRTGVESPTESFNTPCSPPHTEGDVLRSPVSSKHRSTMSSSSSTTPATTPEKHSRGFSRFFSSKGKNGV, from the exons ATGGACCGCCGTTGGCCTTGGAAGAAAAAATCATCTGATAAAGCTGATAAAGATGCTGCTGCTGCTGCCGCCGAAGCAGATGCCGCCGCTGCTGCTTTAGCTTCAGCTGCATCTCAAAATGATCAG AATACTTACAAAAAACCCAAGTATGTTCAAATTTCCATGGAATCATATTCACATCTCACTGGTTTGGAGAATCAAGTGAAAATATACGAGGAACAAGTCCAGACATTGGAGAATGAGATTAAGCACTTGAATGAAAAGCTCTCTGCTGCCAATTCAGAGATTAGTGGCAAGGAAGACCTGGTGAAACAGCACACTAAAGTTGCAGAAGAAGCAGTCTCGG GTTGGGAAAAGGCTGAAGCAGAGGCCTTGGCCTTGAAAAATCATCTGGAATCTGTTACCCTTTTGAAGCTCACTGCTGAAGATAGGGCATCGCATTTGGATGGTGCTCTTAAAGAGTGCATGCGGCAAATCCGAAATCTGAAGGAAGAACATGAGCAGAAGTTGCAAGATTTGGCTGTTAGCAAAAACAAGCAATGTGAAAAGATTAAGCTTGAGCTCGAAGCAAAGATAGCTTATTTAGACCAAGAGCTCTGTAAGTCTGCGGCTGAAAATGATGCAATTTCTAGGTCTTTGCAAGAACGTTCTAACATGCTGGTCAAGATTACTGAAGAAAAATCTCAAGCTGAGACCCAGATTGAGTGTTTGAAGGGTAACATCGAATCATGTGAAAGGGAAATCAATTCACTGAAATATGAGATTCATGTAGTTTCCAAAGAGCTCGAAATTCGCAATGAAGAAAGGAACATGAGCATGAGAACTGCAGAAGCAGCTAACAAGCAGCATATGGAGGGTGTAAAAAAGATAGCAAAGCTAGAAGCAGAGTGCCAAAGACTGCGTGGTCTTGTGAGGAAAAAGTTGCCTGGTCCTGCTGCACTTGCCCAAATGAAGCTAGAGGTTGAGAGTTTAGGCCGGGATTATGGAGATACTCGATTAAAAAGGTCTCCCGTCCGGCCTTCTACTCCACACACACCTGCTGTCACTGACTTTTCCCTTGACAATGCACAGAAATTCCATAAAGAGAATGAGTTTCTCACTGAACGATTATTAGCAATggaagaagaaacaaagatgctGAAAGAAGCTTTGGCAAAGCGTAACAGTGAACTACTGGCTTCTAGGAATCTGTGTGCTAAGACATCTAGCAAGCTTCAAACTTTAGAAGCACAACTTGCCATCAGCAACCAGCAAAGAAGCCCCTCAAAAGCTAGCAATTCACCAAGTGTGACTTCTGTGTCTGAAGATGGAATTGATGATGAAAAAAGTTGTGCCGACTCATGGGCAACTGGTATGATCTCCGAGCTCTCTCAATTCAAAAAGGAAAAGAGCATTGAAAAGTTGAATAAAACTGAAAATGTGAAGCACCTGCATCTTATGGACGACTTTCTTGAGATGGAGAAGTTGGCGTGTTCTTCAAATGATTCAACTGCAAATGGTGCAATCACTAATGCAGGTTGTACAAACAATAAATCACCCGAAGCTGTTAATGCTGATGCTTCAGCAGAGACTTCTTGCAAGGAACTCCATTCTGGAAAGCAGCATGATCTATCACCACTAGCAAATCACGGGTCTATAGTCCATCCTGAATCTGATGCAGACAAATTGCTTGTTATGAAGCTTCATTCAAAGCTTTCTATGGTGCTTGAATCAATGTCCAAGGATGCTGATGTGCACAAAATTCTGGATGACATCAAATGTGCTATCCAGGATGCACAGGACACTCTGAGCGATCACTCTGTCAATGGTGTCTCTGAGGAAGTGGATGGCTCCGAAGGCAAATGCAATGGGCAGGGTCATCTGGAAAATGGAAGCTTAACTGAAGGGAAGGACATTTCTGTGCCTCCAGGTGATAAGGTGACTACAGAAACTTTGCAAACTATAAGTCAAGAATTAGCTGCAGCGATTTCTCAGATTCACGACTTTGTAATGTCCCTGGGGAAAGAAGCAAGGGCAGTTGACAACATATCTTCTGATGCCTATGGATTAAGCCACAAAATTGATGATTTCTCTGTCACCTACAATAAAGTCTTATGCAGCAATGTGAACTTGGATGATTTTATTTTTGGTCTTTCTACTGTTTTAGCCAAAGCCAGTGAACTAAGATTCAATGTGCTTGGCTTCAAGAGTAGTGAAGCGGAAATGAATGGATCTGATTGCATAGATAAGGTTGCTTTACCAGAGAATAAGGTAAATCAAAATGATTCATCAGGGGGAAGATATCAAAATGGCTGTGCCCATATTTCAAATCCAACTTCCAATCCTGAGGATCCTGACGATGGGAACCTGGTCTCAGAATATGAATCAAAACAAACGAGCAACATCTCATCAGAAGAATTCGAGGAATTGAAGTTGGAGAAAGAAAACATGGCGATGGATCTTTCTCGATGTACTGAAAATCTGGAGATGACTAGGTCCCAATTACATGAAACTAGGCAGCTTCTAGCAGAAGCAAAATCTCAATTGGCTGCTGCTCAAAAATCAAACAGCTTGGCTGAGACTCAGCTCAAGTGCATGGTAGAGTCCTATAGGTCACTTGAAACACATGCAGGGGAGTTAGAGACTGAGGTGACCCTTCTCAGCGCAAAAATCAACACTCTAGAAAATGAGCTTCAAGATGAAAAGAGAAGTCACCATGATGCTTTTGCCCGATGTAAAGAACTAGAAGAGCAATTGCAAAG GAACGAGAAATGTTCTGTTTGTTCGGCAGCGGATAATGACCTCAAGAACAATCAG GAGAGAGAGTTAGCAGCTGCAGCCGAGAAACTAGCGGAATGTCAAGAGACCATATTCCTTCTTGGCAAGCAATTGAAAGCTTTCCGCCCTCAGACCGACAAGATAGGATCACCCTACAATGAGAGGAGCCAAAAGGGTGAAGGTTTCCACGAGGATGAACCCACTACCAGCAGCATGAACTTGCAAGACCTGGATCAGGCAGATATAGACACGGCTGCTTCAGGCAACAGAAGCCGAACTGGTGTGGAATCCCCCACGGAGTCATTTAACACACCATGCAGTCCTCCTCATACTGAAGGAGACGTTTTGAGATCACCAGTCAGTTCAAAACACAGGTCAACGATGTCAAGCTCTTCATCTACCACTCCTGCCACAACCCCAGAAAAACATTCAAGAGGCTTTAGCAGATTCTTTTCCTCCAAAGGAAAGAATGGTGTTTAA
- the LOC107917957 gene encoding filament-like plant protein 4 isoform X2, which translates to MDRRWPWKKKSSDKADKDAAAAAAEADAAAAALASAASQNDQNTYKKPKYVQISMESYSHLTGLENQVKIYEEQVQTLENEIKHLNEKLSAANSEISGKEDLVKQHTKVAEEAVSGWEKAEAEALALKNHLESVTLLKLTAEDRASHLDGALKECMRQIRNLKEEHEQKLQDLAVSKNKQCEKIKLELEAKIAYLDQELCKSAAENDAISRSLQERSNMLVKITEEKSQAETQIECLKGNIESCEREINSLKYEIHVVSKELEIRNEERNMSMRTAEAANKQHMEGVKKIAKLEAECQRLRGLVRKKLPGPAALAQMKLEVESLGRDYGDTRLKRSPVRPSTPHTPAVTDFSLDNAQKFHKENEFLTERLLAMEEETKMLKEALAKRNSELLASRNLCAKTSSKLQTLEAQLAISNQQRSPSKASNSPSVTSVSEDGIDDEKSCADSWATGMISELSQFKKEKSIEKLNKTENVKHLHLMDDFLEMEKLACSSNDSTANGAITNAGCTNNKSPEAVNADASAETSCKELHSGKQHDLSPLANHGSIVHPESDADKLLVMKLHSKLSMVLESMSKDADVHKILDDIKCAIQDAQDTLSDHSVNGVSEEVDGSEGKCNGQGHLENGSLTEGKDISVPPGDKVTTETLQTISQELAAAISQIHDFVMSLGKEARAVDNISSDAYGLSHKIDDFSVTYNKVLCSNVNLDDFIFGLSTVLAKASELRFNVLGFKSSEAEMNGSDCIDKVALPENKVNQNDSSGGRYQNGCAHISNPTSNPEDPDDGNLVSEYESKQTSNISSEEFEELKLEKENMAMDLSRCTENLEMTRSQLHETRQLLAEAKSQLAAAQKSNSLAETQLKCMVESYRSLETHAGELETEVTLLSAKINTLENELQDEKRSHHDAFARCKELEEQLQRNEKCSVCSAADNDLKNNQRELAAAAEKLAECQETIFLLGKQLKAFRPQTDKIGSPYNERSQKGEGFHEDEPTTSSMNLQDLDQADIDTAASGNRSRTGVESPTESFNTPCSPPHTEGDVLRSPVSSKHRSTMSSSSSTTPATTPEKHSRGFSRFFSSKGKNGV; encoded by the exons ATGGACCGCCGTTGGCCTTGGAAGAAAAAATCATCTGATAAAGCTGATAAAGATGCTGCTGCTGCTGCCGCCGAAGCAGATGCCGCCGCTGCTGCTTTAGCTTCAGCTGCATCTCAAAATGATCAG AATACTTACAAAAAACCCAAGTATGTTCAAATTTCCATGGAATCATATTCACATCTCACTGGTTTGGAGAATCAAGTGAAAATATACGAGGAACAAGTCCAGACATTGGAGAATGAGATTAAGCACTTGAATGAAAAGCTCTCTGCTGCCAATTCAGAGATTAGTGGCAAGGAAGACCTGGTGAAACAGCACACTAAAGTTGCAGAAGAAGCAGTCTCGG GTTGGGAAAAGGCTGAAGCAGAGGCCTTGGCCTTGAAAAATCATCTGGAATCTGTTACCCTTTTGAAGCTCACTGCTGAAGATAGGGCATCGCATTTGGATGGTGCTCTTAAAGAGTGCATGCGGCAAATCCGAAATCTGAAGGAAGAACATGAGCAGAAGTTGCAAGATTTGGCTGTTAGCAAAAACAAGCAATGTGAAAAGATTAAGCTTGAGCTCGAAGCAAAGATAGCTTATTTAGACCAAGAGCTCTGTAAGTCTGCGGCTGAAAATGATGCAATTTCTAGGTCTTTGCAAGAACGTTCTAACATGCTGGTCAAGATTACTGAAGAAAAATCTCAAGCTGAGACCCAGATTGAGTGTTTGAAGGGTAACATCGAATCATGTGAAAGGGAAATCAATTCACTGAAATATGAGATTCATGTAGTTTCCAAAGAGCTCGAAATTCGCAATGAAGAAAGGAACATGAGCATGAGAACTGCAGAAGCAGCTAACAAGCAGCATATGGAGGGTGTAAAAAAGATAGCAAAGCTAGAAGCAGAGTGCCAAAGACTGCGTGGTCTTGTGAGGAAAAAGTTGCCTGGTCCTGCTGCACTTGCCCAAATGAAGCTAGAGGTTGAGAGTTTAGGCCGGGATTATGGAGATACTCGATTAAAAAGGTCTCCCGTCCGGCCTTCTACTCCACACACACCTGCTGTCACTGACTTTTCCCTTGACAATGCACAGAAATTCCATAAAGAGAATGAGTTTCTCACTGAACGATTATTAGCAATggaagaagaaacaaagatgctGAAAGAAGCTTTGGCAAAGCGTAACAGTGAACTACTGGCTTCTAGGAATCTGTGTGCTAAGACATCTAGCAAGCTTCAAACTTTAGAAGCACAACTTGCCATCAGCAACCAGCAAAGAAGCCCCTCAAAAGCTAGCAATTCACCAAGTGTGACTTCTGTGTCTGAAGATGGAATTGATGATGAAAAAAGTTGTGCCGACTCATGGGCAACTGGTATGATCTCCGAGCTCTCTCAATTCAAAAAGGAAAAGAGCATTGAAAAGTTGAATAAAACTGAAAATGTGAAGCACCTGCATCTTATGGACGACTTTCTTGAGATGGAGAAGTTGGCGTGTTCTTCAAATGATTCAACTGCAAATGGTGCAATCACTAATGCAGGTTGTACAAACAATAAATCACCCGAAGCTGTTAATGCTGATGCTTCAGCAGAGACTTCTTGCAAGGAACTCCATTCTGGAAAGCAGCATGATCTATCACCACTAGCAAATCACGGGTCTATAGTCCATCCTGAATCTGATGCAGACAAATTGCTTGTTATGAAGCTTCATTCAAAGCTTTCTATGGTGCTTGAATCAATGTCCAAGGATGCTGATGTGCACAAAATTCTGGATGACATCAAATGTGCTATCCAGGATGCACAGGACACTCTGAGCGATCACTCTGTCAATGGTGTCTCTGAGGAAGTGGATGGCTCCGAAGGCAAATGCAATGGGCAGGGTCATCTGGAAAATGGAAGCTTAACTGAAGGGAAGGACATTTCTGTGCCTCCAGGTGATAAGGTGACTACAGAAACTTTGCAAACTATAAGTCAAGAATTAGCTGCAGCGATTTCTCAGATTCACGACTTTGTAATGTCCCTGGGGAAAGAAGCAAGGGCAGTTGACAACATATCTTCTGATGCCTATGGATTAAGCCACAAAATTGATGATTTCTCTGTCACCTACAATAAAGTCTTATGCAGCAATGTGAACTTGGATGATTTTATTTTTGGTCTTTCTACTGTTTTAGCCAAAGCCAGTGAACTAAGATTCAATGTGCTTGGCTTCAAGAGTAGTGAAGCGGAAATGAATGGATCTGATTGCATAGATAAGGTTGCTTTACCAGAGAATAAGGTAAATCAAAATGATTCATCAGGGGGAAGATATCAAAATGGCTGTGCCCATATTTCAAATCCAACTTCCAATCCTGAGGATCCTGACGATGGGAACCTGGTCTCAGAATATGAATCAAAACAAACGAGCAACATCTCATCAGAAGAATTCGAGGAATTGAAGTTGGAGAAAGAAAACATGGCGATGGATCTTTCTCGATGTACTGAAAATCTGGAGATGACTAGGTCCCAATTACATGAAACTAGGCAGCTTCTAGCAGAAGCAAAATCTCAATTGGCTGCTGCTCAAAAATCAAACAGCTTGGCTGAGACTCAGCTCAAGTGCATGGTAGAGTCCTATAGGTCACTTGAAACACATGCAGGGGAGTTAGAGACTGAGGTGACCCTTCTCAGCGCAAAAATCAACACTCTAGAAAATGAGCTTCAAGATGAAAAGAGAAGTCACCATGATGCTTTTGCCCGATGTAAAGAACTAGAAGAGCAATTGCAAAG GAACGAGAAATGTTCTGTTTGTTCGGCAGCGGATAATGACCTCAAGAACAATCAG AGAGAGTTAGCAGCTGCAGCCGAGAAACTAGCGGAATGTCAAGAGACCATATTCCTTCTTGGCAAGCAATTGAAAGCTTTCCGCCCTCAGACCGACAAGATAGGATCACCCTACAATGAGAGGAGCCAAAAGGGTGAAGGTTTCCACGAGGATGAACCCACTACCAGCAGCATGAACTTGCAAGACCTGGATCAGGCAGATATAGACACGGCTGCTTCAGGCAACAGAAGCCGAACTGGTGTGGAATCCCCCACGGAGTCATTTAACACACCATGCAGTCCTCCTCATACTGAAGGAGACGTTTTGAGATCACCAGTCAGTTCAAAACACAGGTCAACGATGTCAAGCTCTTCATCTACCACTCCTGCCACAACCCCAGAAAAACATTCAAGAGGCTTTAGCAGATTCTTTTCCTCCAAAGGAAAGAATGGTGTTTAA
- the LOC107917957 gene encoding filament-like plant protein 6 isoform X3, protein MDRRWPWKKKSSDKADKDAAAAAAEADAAAAALASAASQNDQNTYKKPKYVQISMESYSHLTGLENQVKIYEEQVQTLENEIKHLNEKLSAANSEISGKEDLVKQHTKVAEEAVSGWEKAEAEALALKNHLESVTLLKLTAEDRASHLDGALKECMRQIRNLKEEHEQKLQDLAVSKNKQCEKIKLELEAKIAYLDQELCKSAAENDAISRSLQERSNMLVKITEEKSQAETQIECLKGNIESCEREINSLKYEIHVVSKELEIRNEERNMSMRTAEAANKQHMEGVKKIAKLEAECQRLRGLVRKKLPGPAALAQMKLEVESLGRDYGDTRLKRSPVRPSTPHTPAVTDFSLDNAQKFHKENEFLTERLLAMEEETKMLKEALAKRNSELLASRNLCAKTSSKLQTLEAQLAISNQQRSPSKASNSPSVTSVSEDGIDDEKSCADSWATGMISELSQFKKEKSIEKLNKTENVKHLHLMDDFLEMEKLACSSNDSTANGAITNAGCTNNKSPEAVNADASAETSCKELHSGKQHDLSPLANHGSIVHPESDADKLLVMKLHSKLSMVLESMSKDADVHKILDDIKCAIQDAQDTLSDHSVNGVSEEVDGSEGKCNGQGHLENGSLTEGKDISVPPGDKVTTETLQTISQELAAAISQIHDFVMSLGKEARAVDNISSDAYGLSHKIDDFSVTYNKVLCSNVNLDDFIFGLSTVLAKASELRFNVLGFKSSEAEMNGSDCIDKVALPENKVNQNDSSGGRYQNGCAHISNPTSNPEDPDDGNLVSEYESKQTSNISSEEFEELKLEKENMAMDLSRCTENLEMTRSQLHETRQLLAEAKSQLAAAQKSNSLAETQLKCMVESYRSLETHAGELETEVTLLSAKINTLENELQDEKRSHHDAFARCKELEEQLQRNEKCSVCSAADNDLKNNQVF, encoded by the exons ATGGACCGCCGTTGGCCTTGGAAGAAAAAATCATCTGATAAAGCTGATAAAGATGCTGCTGCTGCTGCCGCCGAAGCAGATGCCGCCGCTGCTGCTTTAGCTTCAGCTGCATCTCAAAATGATCAG AATACTTACAAAAAACCCAAGTATGTTCAAATTTCCATGGAATCATATTCACATCTCACTGGTTTGGAGAATCAAGTGAAAATATACGAGGAACAAGTCCAGACATTGGAGAATGAGATTAAGCACTTGAATGAAAAGCTCTCTGCTGCCAATTCAGAGATTAGTGGCAAGGAAGACCTGGTGAAACAGCACACTAAAGTTGCAGAAGAAGCAGTCTCGG GTTGGGAAAAGGCTGAAGCAGAGGCCTTGGCCTTGAAAAATCATCTGGAATCTGTTACCCTTTTGAAGCTCACTGCTGAAGATAGGGCATCGCATTTGGATGGTGCTCTTAAAGAGTGCATGCGGCAAATCCGAAATCTGAAGGAAGAACATGAGCAGAAGTTGCAAGATTTGGCTGTTAGCAAAAACAAGCAATGTGAAAAGATTAAGCTTGAGCTCGAAGCAAAGATAGCTTATTTAGACCAAGAGCTCTGTAAGTCTGCGGCTGAAAATGATGCAATTTCTAGGTCTTTGCAAGAACGTTCTAACATGCTGGTCAAGATTACTGAAGAAAAATCTCAAGCTGAGACCCAGATTGAGTGTTTGAAGGGTAACATCGAATCATGTGAAAGGGAAATCAATTCACTGAAATATGAGATTCATGTAGTTTCCAAAGAGCTCGAAATTCGCAATGAAGAAAGGAACATGAGCATGAGAACTGCAGAAGCAGCTAACAAGCAGCATATGGAGGGTGTAAAAAAGATAGCAAAGCTAGAAGCAGAGTGCCAAAGACTGCGTGGTCTTGTGAGGAAAAAGTTGCCTGGTCCTGCTGCACTTGCCCAAATGAAGCTAGAGGTTGAGAGTTTAGGCCGGGATTATGGAGATACTCGATTAAAAAGGTCTCCCGTCCGGCCTTCTACTCCACACACACCTGCTGTCACTGACTTTTCCCTTGACAATGCACAGAAATTCCATAAAGAGAATGAGTTTCTCACTGAACGATTATTAGCAATggaagaagaaacaaagatgctGAAAGAAGCTTTGGCAAAGCGTAACAGTGAACTACTGGCTTCTAGGAATCTGTGTGCTAAGACATCTAGCAAGCTTCAAACTTTAGAAGCACAACTTGCCATCAGCAACCAGCAAAGAAGCCCCTCAAAAGCTAGCAATTCACCAAGTGTGACTTCTGTGTCTGAAGATGGAATTGATGATGAAAAAAGTTGTGCCGACTCATGGGCAACTGGTATGATCTCCGAGCTCTCTCAATTCAAAAAGGAAAAGAGCATTGAAAAGTTGAATAAAACTGAAAATGTGAAGCACCTGCATCTTATGGACGACTTTCTTGAGATGGAGAAGTTGGCGTGTTCTTCAAATGATTCAACTGCAAATGGTGCAATCACTAATGCAGGTTGTACAAACAATAAATCACCCGAAGCTGTTAATGCTGATGCTTCAGCAGAGACTTCTTGCAAGGAACTCCATTCTGGAAAGCAGCATGATCTATCACCACTAGCAAATCACGGGTCTATAGTCCATCCTGAATCTGATGCAGACAAATTGCTTGTTATGAAGCTTCATTCAAAGCTTTCTATGGTGCTTGAATCAATGTCCAAGGATGCTGATGTGCACAAAATTCTGGATGACATCAAATGTGCTATCCAGGATGCACAGGACACTCTGAGCGATCACTCTGTCAATGGTGTCTCTGAGGAAGTGGATGGCTCCGAAGGCAAATGCAATGGGCAGGGTCATCTGGAAAATGGAAGCTTAACTGAAGGGAAGGACATTTCTGTGCCTCCAGGTGATAAGGTGACTACAGAAACTTTGCAAACTATAAGTCAAGAATTAGCTGCAGCGATTTCTCAGATTCACGACTTTGTAATGTCCCTGGGGAAAGAAGCAAGGGCAGTTGACAACATATCTTCTGATGCCTATGGATTAAGCCACAAAATTGATGATTTCTCTGTCACCTACAATAAAGTCTTATGCAGCAATGTGAACTTGGATGATTTTATTTTTGGTCTTTCTACTGTTTTAGCCAAAGCCAGTGAACTAAGATTCAATGTGCTTGGCTTCAAGAGTAGTGAAGCGGAAATGAATGGATCTGATTGCATAGATAAGGTTGCTTTACCAGAGAATAAGGTAAATCAAAATGATTCATCAGGGGGAAGATATCAAAATGGCTGTGCCCATATTTCAAATCCAACTTCCAATCCTGAGGATCCTGACGATGGGAACCTGGTCTCAGAATATGAATCAAAACAAACGAGCAACATCTCATCAGAAGAATTCGAGGAATTGAAGTTGGAGAAAGAAAACATGGCGATGGATCTTTCTCGATGTACTGAAAATCTGGAGATGACTAGGTCCCAATTACATGAAACTAGGCAGCTTCTAGCAGAAGCAAAATCTCAATTGGCTGCTGCTCAAAAATCAAACAGCTTGGCTGAGACTCAGCTCAAGTGCATGGTAGAGTCCTATAGGTCACTTGAAACACATGCAGGGGAGTTAGAGACTGAGGTGACCCTTCTCAGCGCAAAAATCAACACTCTAGAAAATGAGCTTCAAGATGAAAAGAGAAGTCACCATGATGCTTTTGCCCGATGTAAAGAACTAGAAGAGCAATTGCAAAG GAACGAGAAATGTTCTGTTTGTTCGGCAGCGGATAATGACCTCAAGAACAATCAG GTATTCTAG